TGCTGGTGCAAACCCACCCAACAGTGCCAAGCAGCACCAgcgccagccctgctgcagctctgtgcccGTCCTTGCCTGAAAGGTGCCCGGGACACCCACAATGCGCCTATCGCCCCTCGACAGGGTGTGCCAGCACCGGCAGCCAGGCTTCTGCTCACTTGGCTGCCTTCAAGTGATGtgcctccctccatcccttcaTCCTTCtatccctccatccctccccagcGCAGTCCCCATGGGATGCCCGTGGCTGTTCCTGCTCCTGAGCCGGGACCAGGACACCTCCCCAGGGAAATACGGGTTCCCGGGACAtccagggcagggacagccccggcagcccaggctgctcgAGGAGTTGCCTCTGAAGACTTTAAACCCTCTTCAGGGCCAGAgacacccacagctgccctgggagggGAAGCTCGGTGAAGGGGCCATGGACAAGGTTACTCCAGGTCCTCTCAGTCTCCTTCGTTAGAGGGAAGAGATCTGGGACACCCTGCCCAGTGGGAACAGTGCCGGGGTGACAGTGCTGGGACCCCGCTCACTCACCTTGGACCACTCAGCGCTGAGGACATGGACTTCTTGGCTGGTACGCAGCGAGCTGCTGCTGACACAGCCCCAAGGCACCGTGCTGGTGGCATAGAAGAGGGTGATGGGCGGCTCGAGTGTCACCGGCTGCAGGTCACAGCCCTCGGCTCTGCCAGGTTCTGGGTGGAAAACAAGAGACTGTCAGTCCCCGCTGCAGGGATGTGGGGTGACACAACATAGCAGGCGCATGACGCGGGAGGAGGCTGCATTGCaacaccagccccagcactgcccccaCGCCCCCGGCACGGCGTCCCCACAGCCccgctgccagcacagcacccgCGGGACCATCTGCTACGTGTTTGCTCAGGGCTCATCTGCCGCTGTCAGCCCCCGGCTGCAATCACGTTAATGACCCTTGGATCAGGGCTGGAAAAATCCACTGTCCCGGCTTGGCACTGCTGCGTGCCAAAACTCGCACCCGGCTGCCCCGAATGCTCAGGCGGTGGCGGAAGCCCCCCCCGCATCCCGCAGGAAAGCGGGAAGCTCAGGTATGGAAACGGCTGTAAAGCTCATCCTCCGTGGGCGCCAAGGCGTGAGCTTTGCCCCATCCTGAACCCCCCGTGCAGTGCATGAGCGAACAGGGCTGGTGGGCAACTGCCAAGGGAAATCCTGAGTGCAAACAGCCGTTTGAAGGCCTGATCCTGTAAATCCCCGTTTGCCTCGGCCATTTCCTCCaccccaggcagccctgctgtggctgggctgcCATCAAGCTGGCTCCTGTGTCGGGAGGTGTCCTGGGGATCTGCTTGCAGGTGCTCCCttgcagggggctgggcaggatgGAGCCCCATGGCCACAGCTGGGGGCTTCCCATGGggagctggtgcctggggtGCTGGGTTTGCTCTGGAGGTGGACACCGAGCTCCGTCCCTTTGTTCTTTCCCATCCCATACTTTCTCATCCCTGGCGGCTCCAGCCGCCGTGCTGGGAGGTGACTGGACCCTGTGCCAGGGCCACCCAGCTGCCCCTGCGGGGTCTGGGGCCGGAGGGCGTGATGCCTCAGGTCAGTGAGGCTTTGGGATGCGGCAGCTGGCAAAGGGTCACTCACACCATGTCATGTCCATCATGACATCCCTGGCCCGTGTCTCACCATTGCAGTGGCACGGCCACAGCGTCAGCGTCATGGTGCAGACCCCCCCAGTGATGCTGCTGTGGGCCCACCTATTGTCCAGCGCTTCCTCCCCCCGGTGCGGCCGCCACGTGGCCGGCAGCATCAGGAGGAAGATAAACAGCTGCTTATCTGGGCGCCACAGGCTGCATccctcttcccctctgctcctgcctggacGGCACCGGGCACGGCTGCGTGGCCCCTGCCATTGCCAGGCAGAGGCCGGGCAGCTCATGACACCTCTGGCAGCGTCCTGCGGGGTCAGGCAGGGCCAGGGAGCCATGGCTGGGCTCGCTCCTGGCGCGGGACAGGGATGCCAGTGAGGGGATACggggcagcagtgccagctgggCACCATCGGTCACTAGGGAAGGCAGCGGGCTCCAGTATTATGTCAGGATCAGATAAGGGGGCTCAGCTGGGCCGGGGCGATCAGATAAGGGCGCTGTTATTTTTGTACtccaggaaagggaaaaaaaataaaaaggaagaaagaaagaaaattcactttATGTTTTTCCAGCCGCCCGCCCTCTCCTTTGCTCCGGCATGGCTGAGACCAGGGAGCGGGGACAGTTCCACTGCAGCTGCCCCCTGGGTCAGGGGCTGGAGGGGTGATTCCTGAGGGTTTTGGGAGCAGATCAAAGGCCCTGGGCAGAGAGCAACgcccaggggtgctgggctggggcatGCAGGGCCAGGGTGGCTCCAACAGCACAGGATGCCCCGGGGGACGGGCAGTGCCACTCTGGCATCCCGACATCTGGCTGTGCTGCCTCGGCACTTTTGTAACAGGCTGGGCAGTCTCAGCCTGGGTCAGGAATGGGGACGAACCCCACGCTGCAGCCCAGGGGGGATTGTCACCCTCCAAGCCACTGCTGGCTGTTGGACCAGGCGGAGGTGGCATCAAGGCTCAGATAACAGGGTGGATGGGACCCAGGTTTTGGGGCTGATCCAGGCCATGCCATTCCTGCCCCTCTCTAAGTCAGCCAGGTGCTGAGCAGGCTCTCTCAGGGACAGGAGGGAACGACCAGCACCGTGCTTGCCCTGTGGGGAACAGCACCAGTCCCTGCTGGAGGGGGCACAAAGTCCTCCACCTCTGGAAGCCTCCTGTGGCTGTGAGAGCCCCCCAACACCAGACCTGCTgtgggcacccccagccctaCAGGTCCCTGCTGAGGAGAGGTGACAATCAGACAGGAAACGGTGTGTGCGGCACTGCTAGGTAGGAGGGTGACCATATAGCACAGCTGCATAGATATGGGATGGGATGGCAGGGATAAACAGGACACAGTCTATACAGCAGTTACGCAGGACAGGGACCATACAGGCACAGCCACACATGACAGGGACTGTACAGCTCAGTTACATAGGACAGGGACTGCATTACAGTTATATAGGACAGAGACCGTATGGCATGGCTACGTAGGCTAGGGACTGTATAGCACAGTTAAGACAAGGACTGCATCAAACGGCTACGTAGCACAGGGACAGTATGCTATAGCTATGCAGTATGGGGACTGTATAGCACAACTATGTAGGATAGGGGCCATATAGCACAGCTAAACAGGACAGGGACCATATGACACAGCTACTCAGGATGGGACCACACGGCATAGCTACACAGAGCTCAGCGAATACAGCACAGCCATGTTAGCGCAGGGACTATATGGCACAGCCATATAGGATGGAGACCATCCAGGACAAATACAAAGGACACTGACTGTATGGCACAGCTGCATAGGACAGAAATGACATTGCACAGCTGTGTGGGATGGGGACCAGATGGCAGAGCTATGTGGTATAGGGCCTATACATCACAGATAGGGAGGACAGGGCCTCTTATGGCACGTCTACATAGGATGCAGACCATATGGTACAGCTATAGGATGGGGACTATCTCACGCAGCTACATATGAGCTTACTGCACATATACGAAGGATGGGGACCGCACGGCACAGCCATCGGACAGGGTCTGTACGGCACAGCTACAGGGGACATGGACCTTACAGCACAGCTAAAGGTTGGCTCCGCACCGCACAGCCACACAGAGCTCACTGTCCATCTGCGCAGGATGGGGCCCACGCGGCACAGCCTCACGGGACAGGGGCCGCCCGGCACAGACACCGGGTGCTGCCGGGGGGGACAGCACACAGGGAGCGGGTGCTGAGCCTCCGGCGGGgacaccccagcagcacccaccggCGATGGCCCTCGCGGAGGCCAGGAGAGACACGCAGCaccgccagccccagcccccccagacGGCTGCCGCTTTCCCagctccctctccccccactGGGGGGTTGTGTTCCCCCCCCTCCCGGCTCTGTGCCCTCCACCCAGCCCGGGTGTCCCCGGGCATGTCACCGCTTGAAATGCTCCCTGTGGCTTCGCAGGGACCTCGGGGTGGTTTGGTGCTCCCCTGTCCCACCGCTCCGGCAGCGGACGAGCCCCCCACTCCGACCCCATGGGCTTTACGGGGCTTCTCCCGCCCGAGCCCCCGGCCGGACGCCCGGGGACACGCCAGGGCACCGGTGCCGCTGCCTCGGTCGGGGCACAGCAAGGGCGGCCCGGCCACCCCTCGCCCGGTGGCGCAGCCGGGCTGTCGGGGGtcccgggagcggcggggctgCGCTGGGGACTTCGTCCCTCCCCACCGCCGCGGCTGCCTCCCCCAGAACCTTCTCTCCTGGGGGCGCCACCGCCGGGACCCCTTCGGACACAGACCCGCTGCCTCCCAGAACGCGGAACCCCCCCGCCCGGAGCTACCGGCGGGTCCCAccgccgctgcccccccagGGGTCCCGTCCAGGGGTCCCATCCCAAGAAGGGGGTGCGTGTCGCCGGTGCCCCCCGGCCCCACTCACCTGGGCGGCcaagcagggccagcagcaggggcaggagcggggcggcgcgggggcccATCTCCGCTGCGGCCGCTCCCCGGGAGCCAGCGCCGAgtgccgggcggcggcggcggcaggaaACCGAGCCCGCCGGGGGAGGGCCCGCGGGCGGCGCGGCTCCGCGCCGGGAGGAAATGCCGCTGGCGGCGCTGAGGCcgtgccggcggcgggggggcagccTCCCGCCAcgggggggtgagggtggggggatggggaagaggagcGACCCCCCGCGGCAGGCaccatgcctcagtttccccgcATCGCGGAGCGGAGCATCGCCTCCGGAGGGGCGCGTTGGAAGAGCCCCAAGCAGCGGAGGGGGGGCACTGGTATCCCAAGGACCCCTCCCTGGTGAGCGGAGGGGTGGGACACACAGGGACTCAAGTGGGGAGAGCCCCCCACCAAAATACACCCCTGCATACTGCTGCAGCGCAGCCTGACCCGCACAGCGAGGGGGGCTGCTCCCGGCGGTGGGGACAGGGGCTGCCCCGATATTCAGCCCGCACCCCAGCAGGGTCACGGTGTCCCCGGCCGGTGACTGCCCGTGGCCCTGGCTGCCCACCCGGGgccagggggcagggggagggtccccagcactgctgcctgtacccttggccaggggctgcccggACATCTCTGCCTGGCAGGCTTGGGGGTCCCCTGAGACAGGGCTGCCTGGGCAAGAGGTCACAGCGAAGCACCACCGAGGTGGGAGTCAGGGGGTGGCCGGGGGCACCAGGGAGCCccttctgcagccctgccccatccctcccacAAGTgccggcagctgctgccccaggtgAGAGCCCTCACGCAGCTAATGGTGCAGCTGGGAGCCCGGTGCCGGGGGAGGCAAAGGGGTGGTCTCCGCTCCAAGCCATGGCGGCGGTAGGGGGACAGCACTATGTCCTGCCAGGGAAGCCTGCGAGGCTTGTCCCCACCAGCCAGGATGTCCCCGGAGATGTCCGTGACCTGGGGTGAGCAGCAGACATCTCCCATGACAGAGCACTGCCATCTCCTGGGGACCGCGGGGACAGGTGCTCACccggggatggggacaggggtggggACCAGGACAAGGTACAGGCACCCCTGGCCCTCCCACACCCCTCTCCCCCCGGTGACACTGCAGGGCGATGAGCAAGAAGCCCTCAAACCCTGGGATGCTGGTGGCTGGAGGGTGACAATCAGGAGGGTGGCTATGCATGGGGGGTGGCCGCACAGGTAGCCCCATGCACCCCACTGAGCCCCAGTACGGCATCttccccccatcctgctgcagcttaCGGGGTAGCCTCAGGCTTTCCAGCCAGAGCAAAAGCATCTAAAACCCCCTCAGCCAGCACCCAGGGGCCAtgctggggaggaaggcagagtGCCCGGGCCTGCTGGGCGCTGCAgggtcccccctccccaccccgtGCCCTGCTCACCacctggggaaactgaggcacgctGACAGCACACCCAAAGAGGGATGGAGACACAAAggttgcccccctccccgctgcgCAGCTTTAGGCTATAGCATCCCAAAAACCCCGGCACGAGGCAAACACCCACCAGCCCCAGACCCGGCTCAGCTGTGCTGACAGCACCCTGGCCGCATCCTTCCTGCCCGGCCGCCTGCCCCCCGTACTCTGCCGCTGGCTCCTTTACCCCCTGGCACGGGGCTGACGGGTGTGGGGTTTCTTCTtagggatttttgttttcttctccactcGCTTCCTTCCTCCGCTCTGGCCCCGCGACCTCGGCTGCCCCCAGTCCCCTGGCTCtgttcccagctcccagcagtcTGGAAGCCAGTGGGGGGCGGCTGCTGGGGTTgtgcctctgctgcctcctgccctccccatgGCTGGGTAAACCCCAGTCCCAagccccaccacagcccctctgctgcgGCATCATGCCTGGGCAGacctgcaggtgctgggggcCCCCAGATCCCCATCCCCCACACTGGCACCCTAACTGCCTGTCCGATGAGGCCCTATAATTCACCCCTCATGAAGACCCCCATCCTGTCCCCACCCATGAGGACACCCAGCACGGTGGCTGGGCTCAGCTGGGTGTTCCCAGTGTGTCCTTTGGCCCCTGGGGACAGGTCTGCATGCCAGTCTGAGAGGTGGCAGCAATGGCAGTGGAtgcccagggccagcagggcagggagcacccCACTCCAGGGTGTTGTGccaccccaaaacaccacaGTGCAGCCACTGCATACACCGAAAAACCCTGACAGCCAAAAGAAATAAGATGCTGTGGCATGAAAGCAGTGGAAATCCCCACTGTGGCACGGCTGGGTCCCATCctggccacccccagcccccagcagcagggccgGGGAGAGGGGATGCACGTGTGGGATATGGCTCAGATGCTGCCAGCATCTCTGGGGTCACACAGCCAGGGCACAAGGGAGTTCAGCAAGCGGGGTGGGATGGGGGCAAGGGGGACTGGCTGCAGGCTCCCCATAGGGCATGGATTGGGAAGCAGGGGCAAGGAGCCGGGatgctccctcccttcctctgaGCACAGCATCCCGCTGCCCCGGTGGGATAAACACCCACTTCCTGCCCTTAATCAGCtccagaggggctgggggggacaggggggagaaaaaaaaatatctctggaaagaaaaactcatTTCCTGcgacagaagaaaaagataaagtCTGGGCTCATTAAAGTGAACTTTACTGGGGAGAGACGGGAAAGAGCCAAACACAATGTCCTTGAAATTTCCTCCGTGCGGCTCCGTCCACGAAAACAGGATAAAGCCGCTTCCGCTGTCTCTGCCGGAGGcggggagtggggctgggggttcGGCTACAGGCTGTCGAGGTGGGAGCAGACCTGCTGGAAAACCTCCTCCACAGAGCCCTCGGCGTTGAGCTGGGTGCGGAGGGGTTAGCTGGGGGGCTCGCCCCAGAGGACGGCGCGACCGGAGCTCTTCCAGGGATGGATTTTGGCCATGGGCAGAGAGATCGCGACTGATTTAGGCAAAGGGGTGCGGGGACATCCTTGGAGGGGGTCAAGCCCACCCGAACAAGCCAGGATTgagttttttctcccttctctcatCATCCCCATccatcccttcccctcccctgggACCACACATGCCTcgagctgtggggctggagggggccGGCACCAGCCACATCCCTGCTTACCTGGCGGACGATGCCTCTGCTCTTGTAGAAGGCAATGACAGGCTCGGTGGCCTTGTAGTAGGTATCCAAACGCTTCTTGATGGTCTCCTCGTTGTCATCCACCCGCCCGCTGGTCTCGCCTCGCTTCAGCAGGCGTTTCACCATCGTCTCCTTCCCCGCATCCACATAGAGCAGCAGTGTGGGGGGGGCAATCTGTGGGCAGAGGGGACACAGTTGTCACCCTGCCAAACTGGCATGGGTCTGGCTTGGTTTGGGAAGATGGTGGTGGTGAGCATGGGGGTCACAGATGTCCCCACACCATCCTTTGCCTCCCTCGGCACAGGTCTGGGGCCCGCTGGGACAGTGGAACAGATGAGGAGGAAGGCAAGAGGGACACCACAACCAAGCCCTGGCACTCTGCCATCACCATTGTGCTGGCACCTTGGTCACCCTGTCAGCTTGAGGACACCCTGGAGAGAAGTCCGTCCCACCGCGCCCCAGGTGCAGGCTGTCCTCCAGGCGGGGTGACCCACTGGCTGGCATGGGGACAGTTTAGCGCTTGTTGGGACAGATTCTTCACCGGGATGGGGAAGGCCGGGCTGCTGCTGGATGAAGCCCCTCTGTCTGGACGGTAggtggcacggcacggcacggcacggcacggcacggcaccaGCCCTCACCTTCTTCTCGAattcctctccctgcttcaCCTCGCGGGGGTAGCCATCGATGAGGAAGCCCTTGGACACGTCTGCTTTGGCCACCATGGCGTCCCGCAGCATGTCTAGCACTGtgtcctggggaggggaggacagAGCTGCCAGGGCTGACACTGGACAACATgcccccacccagcacccccaaatCTCTGCTGCAAACtccccccccaggcagcagggacagaggtGCCCCTGGGCCACGTGCCAGCTGTTACTGTGGCgtccccacagccaccctgcctgcacGTCCTGCTGTGCACTGGCCAGTGGCCTGCATGGACTCACCAGGGGCACCAGCTCGCCCTTCTCCATGATGGCCTGGAGCTTCTTGCCCCGCTCTGAGCCTGAGCTGACCTCCGCCCGCAGCAGGTCCCCCGTGGAGAGGTGGGTGTAGCCATACTTCTGCACGATCTTCTCACACTGGGTCCCCTTCCCTGAGCCGGGGCCACCTGCAAGTCCCACAAGGGCCCCATGTGCCCCAAGCCATGGGTGAGGAGCTGGAGGGGTACGTGGAAGCGGCAGCACAGACCCACAGGAGTCCTCAGAGCCCGGTGAGATGGGGGCTGGTGTCCTCAGGCCCAGCACCAGATGGATGGTGAGAGGTGGTCCTGGGGTGGGCCGGGGGATGCCAAGTGCTTGGGGGTGACAAGGGCTGCTGGCAACTGGCACATGGGCACCACCATCTTGACGGTACCCAGAGCATCACTACCCCATCAGCACCCAGGACATCACTTTCCCATCGGCACCAGGGCATCACCACCCGCCCCAACAGCACCTGGACGTCACTGTCCCAGTAGCACCCAGGGTATCATGACCCTACTGGCACTCAGGACATCACTGCCTGGTGGCACCCAGGGCATCACTGTCCCTTTGGCACCTGACCATCACCACCCCATCGGTACCGAGGACACCACCCCCGAGGTGTTTACTGTCACTTCACCCCAGGTCATGCTGCCATCCCGTGCCTGGCCAGAGGTGCCCTCTCTGTCCCA
The Falco naumanni isolate bFalNau1 chromosome 9, bFalNau1.pat, whole genome shotgun sequence DNA segment above includes these coding regions:
- the AK1 gene encoding adenylate kinase isoenzyme 1 isoform X2 yields the protein MSSLAVPTCPEKFKHHKIIFVVGGPGSGKGTQCEKIVQKYGYTHLSTGDLLRAEVSSGSERGKKLQAIMEKGELVPLDTVLDMLRDAMVAKADVSKGFLIDGYPREVKQGEEFEKKIAPPTLLLYVDAGKETMVKRLLKRGETSGRVDDNEETIKKRLDTYYKATEPVIAFYKSRGIVRQLNAEGSVEEVFQQVCSHLDSL
- the AK1 gene encoding adenylate kinase isoenzyme 1 isoform X3, producing MSAEKFKHHKIIFVVGGPGSGKGTQCEKIVQKYGYTHLSTGDLLRAEVSSGSERGKKLQAIMEKGELVPLDTVLDMLRDAMVAKADVSKGFLIDGYPREVKQGEEFEKKIAPPTLLLYVDAGKETMVKRLLKRGETSGRVDDNEETIKKRLDTYYKATEPVIAFYKSRGIVRQLNAEGSVEEVFQQVCSHLDSL
- the AK1 gene encoding adenylate kinase isoenzyme 1 isoform X1, coding for MGKPSPQPDAQVAAGSQPEVLLRLDHGSMSAEKFKHHKIIFVVGGPGSGKGTQCEKIVQKYGYTHLSTGDLLRAEVSSGSERGKKLQAIMEKGELVPLDTVLDMLRDAMVAKADVSKGFLIDGYPREVKQGEEFEKKIAPPTLLLYVDAGKETMVKRLLKRGETSGRVDDNEETIKKRLDTYYKATEPVIAFYKSRGIVRQLNAEGSVEEVFQQVCSHLDSL